One window from the genome of Chaetodon trifascialis isolate fChaTrf1 chromosome 20, fChaTrf1.hap1, whole genome shotgun sequence encodes:
- the erbin gene encoding erbin isoform X2: MSKRSLFVRLVPCRCLRGEEEAVTSLDYSHCSLETVPKEIFSFEKTLQELYLDANQIEELPKQLFNCQLLHRLSMPDNDLTVLPPAIANLINLRELDVSKNSIQEFPENIKNCKVLAIVEASVNPISKLPEGFTQLLSLTQLYLNDAFLEFLPASFGRLTKLQILELRENQLKMLPKSMQKLTQLERLDLGSNEFTEVPEVLEQLSGIKELWMDGNRLTFLPGMMGMLKQLVYLDVSKNNLEMVDEQICGCESLQDLLLSNNALTQLPGSIGSLKKLTALKVDENQLMYLPDSIGGLTSLDELDCSFNEIEALPSSVGQCVSIRTFAADHNFLMQLPPEMGNWKNATVLFLHSNKLESLPEEMGDMQKLKVINLSNNKLKNLPYSFTKLNQMTAMWLSENQSKPLIPLQKEEDPETHKTVLTNYMFPQQIRTEDYIPNSDSESFNPALWEEQRKHRAQVAFECDEDKDERETPPREGNLKRYPTPYPDELKNMVKTAQSVAHRLKEDESSDESGRDAKPERNHIGVQDVGVKVIEAPCPNGTASDVDPQVSTNPSAPDSKDTSESYSSQKVPLKSSGGSMMNHEDTLEDSEELSDEEEEMKIAEMRPPLIEISINQPKVVTLNDADSLLDETVANSNQNNSNCSSPSRMSDSVSLTTDSSQDNSLCTPEREAKMPFLPKSRQEDENMNQPKDTTPLLHNGNGSETSLQALLKTQQTPPEKMGDYDLSMEARLAFIEKGINNGMGQTYTKWDQINMNVSKLPTDNMLQLDEVDKTKNGLLSQEDLDGKQGFSNDNVEHLLNGNQQVSDCINSLGNKSQAVRVETSAAHVASTGVTASSDMSLSRSTEELSPEKRCHPPQVMKSHSVSNIETGGMKLYCFEGDSDSYDTAGMMRMAGAGPGPGAQGQSIVRSKSASQLLNDQTLQVHPSSSASSSDLLSSSKPPASTSRYAISSSMGIPPPQYNIQYTSSAMPKEGLWAQRTPMPPEHQGYLPPPPHSLANTNYSNRNQAPPYPLQPQQRGPPMGPKPSGDMWAMERLHSTGGQPRSSTLHRQSSTASTASIGDPRRMQVPDGEYMTYRDIHTLARGPLAMSQAMQRPLSARTYSIDVPGASRPLSARPQPHELPERTMSVSDFNYQHGSPSKRPNTRVKSEHSLLDGSGQMSGGAGRVPSDWRDQVMRHIEAKKMEKNALSRSYNSHNAPLSWSHYGSCRDMHASHGSLVFSARDGQPCGALGFCDDVFGPQGQQSYTLDPHRKVPLMNGQMGLSGRPQMSQAPMARHPSREQLIDYLMLKVSHQPQGPPRIPQDALQQEIRVKVEKNPELGFSISGGVGGRGNPFRPDDNGIFVTRVQPEGPASKVLQPGDKIIQANGYSFVNIDHGNAVSLLKTFPTTVDLTIIRDVQA; the protein is encoded by the exons ATGTCCAAGCGGAGCTTGTTTGTTCGTCTGGTGCCGTGCCGCTGCTTGCggggtgaggaggaggcggTAACATCGCTCGACTACTCCCACTGCAGCCTGGAGACTGTTCCTAAGGAGATCTTTAGCTTTGAGAAGACCCTGCAGGAACTTTACCTCGATGCCAACCAGATCGAGGAGCTGCCTAAA CAACTGTTTAACTGCCAGTTACTCCACCGACTGAGCATGCCAGACAATGACCTGACAGTGTTGCCGCCAGCAATCGCAAACCTCATCAATCTCAGGGAGCTTGATGTCAGCAAAAACA GTATCCAGGAGTTtccagaaaacatcaaaaattgCAAAGTCCTAGCTATTGTAGAAGCCAGTGTGAATCCCATATCCAA GCTCCCTGAAGGTTTCACCCAGCTTCTGAGTCTGACACAGCTCTACCTGAACGATGCCTTCCTCGAGTTCTTACCAGCCAGCTTCGGCAG GTTGACTAAACTACAGATCTTGGAGCTGAGGGAGAACCAGTTAAAGATGTTGCCAAA AAGCATGCAGAAGCTCACACAGCTGGAAAGGTTGGACCTGGGGAGTAATGAGTTCACTGAAGTG CCTGAGGTGTTGGAGCAGCTGAGCGGAATCAAGGAGCTGTGGATGGACGGGAACAGACTGACGTTTTTACCTGGG ATGATGGGGATGCTGAAACAGCTGGTATACCTGGATGTGTCCAAGAACAACCTGGAGATGGTGGATGAGCAGATCTGTGGCTGTGAGAGTCTGCAGGACCTCCTGCTGTCCAACAACGCCCTCACGCAGCTGCCAGGCTCCATCG GCTCGCTGAAGAAACTGACCGCCCTGAAGGTGGATGAGAATCAGCTGATGTACTTGCCGGACTCCATCggagg TCTGACTTCTCTGGACGAGCTGGACTGCAGTTTCAATGAGATCGAAGCTTTGCCATCTTCCGTCGGCCAGTGCGTCAGCATCCGTACCTTCGCTGCAGATCACAACTTCCTCATGCAGCTTCCTCCTGAG ATGGGCAACTGGAAGAATGCGACCGTGCTGTTCCTACATTCCAACAAGCTGGAGTCTTTGCCCGAGGAGATGGGCGACATGCAGAAGCTCAAGGTCATCAACCTCAGCAACAACAA aTTAAAGAATCTTCCCTACAGTTTCACTAAACTGAACCAGATGACCGCAATGTGGCTGTCTGAAAATCAG TCAAAGCCGCTGATCCCTCTCCAGAAGGAGGAGGATCCAGAGACGCACAAAACCGTGCTGACCAACTACATGTTCCCCCAGCAAATCAGAACCGAGGACT ACATCCCCAACTCGGACTCTGAGAGCTTTAATCCAGCTCTCTGGGAGGAGCAGCGCAAGCACCGAGCTCAGGTGGCCTTCGAGTGTGACGAGGACAAAGATGAGCGAGAAACGCCCCCAAGG GAGGGAAACCTGAAGCGCTACCCGACACCGTACCCAGACGAGCTGAAGAACATGGTGAAGACGGCCCAGTCTGTGGCTCACCGGCTGAAGGAGGACGAGTCGAGCGACGAGTCGGGGAGGGACGCAAAGCCAGAGAGGAACCACATCGGCGTGCAGGACGTGGGAGTAAAG GTGATCGAGGCCCCCTGTCCCAACGGCACCGCATCAGACGTGGACCCCCAAGTCTCTACCAACCCATCTGCGCCGGACTCAAAAGACACATCCGAGTCTTACAGCTCTCAGAAAGTCCCTCTCAAATCTTCAGGGGGCTCCATGATGAACCATGAGGACACACTGGAG GATTCTGAAGAGCTGTCTGacgaagaagaggagatgaagataGCAGAGATGAGGCCCCCTCTCATCGAGATCTCCATCAACCAGCCCAAAGTCGTGACTTTAA ACGACGCGGACTCTTTGCTGGATGAGACGGTGGCCAACAGCAACCAGAACAACAGCAACTGCTCGTCTCCGTCACGCATGTCTGACTCGGTGTCTCTGaccacagacagcagccagGACAACTCTCTGTGCACCCctgagagagaggcaaagatgCCCTTCTTACCGAAAAGCCG GCAAGAAGATGAGAACATGAACCAGCCTAAAGACAccacccctctcctccacaATGGCAACGGCTCTGAAACGTCCCTTCAGGCCCTTCTGAAAACCCAGCAGACCCCGCCGGAGAAAATGGGCGACTACGACCTGTCCATGGAAGCCAGACTGGCCTTCATCGAGAAGGGAATAAACAACGGCATGGGACAAACCTACACGAAGTGGGACCAGATCAATATGAACGTGTCAAAGTTGCCAACCGacaacatgctgcagctggacGAGGTGGACAAAACCAAGAATGGCTTGCTTAGCCAGGAGGACTTGGATGGCAAGCAGGGTTTTAGCAATGACAACGTGGAGCATTTGCTGAATGGGAACCAGCAGGTCAGTGACTGCATCAATAGTTTGGGGAACAAAAGCCAAGCGGTGAGAGTAGAGACATCTGCTGCGCATGTGGCCTCGACAGGCGTCACAGCCAGCAGTGACATGTCTCTTTCTCGCAGCACAGAGGAACTGTCTCCGGAGAAAAGGTGCCATCCCCCGCAGGTGATGAAGTCTCACAGTGTCAGCAACATAGAAACGGGAGGCATGAAGCTGTACTGCTTTGAGGGGGACAGCGACTCCTACGACACAGCAGGGATGATGAGGATGGCGGGAGCCGGCCCGGGGCCGGGGGCTCAGGGCCAGAGCATCGTCAGGAGCAAGTCAGCCAGCCAGTTACTCAACGACCAGACTCTCCAGGTCCACCCCAGCTCCTCTGCGTCTTCCTCAgacctgctctcctcctccaagCCCCCCGCCAGCACCAGCAGATATGCGATCTCCTCCAGCATGggcatccctcctcctcagtacaacatacagtacacgAGCAGTGCCATGCCGAAAGAGGGCCTCTGGGCCCAGAGGACACCCATGCCCCCGGAGCACCAAGGCtacctccctcctcccccacacTCACTCGCCAACACCAACTACTCCAACCGTAATCAGGCACCCCCCTACCCTCTACAACCCCAGCAGAGGGGGCCTCCCATGGGTCCCAAACCCTCTGGGGACATGTGGGCTATGGAGAGACTTCATTCTACTGGAGGCCAGCCTAGAAGCAGCACTCTGCACAGGCAAAGCAGCACTGCCTCCACAGCCTCCATAGGTGACCCGAGGCGCATGCAGGTGCCTGATGGGGAATACATGACATACAGGGACATTCACACCCTCGCCAGGGGGCCGCTGGCAATGAGCCAGGCCATGCAGAGGCCCCTCTCGGCCCGCACTTACAGCATCGACGTACCCGGAGCTTCCAGGCCTCTCAGTGCCAGGCCGCAGCCCCACGAGCTTCCAGAGAGGACCATGTCCGTCAGCGACTTCAACTACCAGCACGGCAGCCCCAGCAAGAGGCCCAACACCAGGGTGAAGTCAGAGCACTCGCTGCTGGACGGGTCCGGACAGATGTCAGGAGGAGCGGGCAGGGTGCCATCCGACTGGAGAGACCAGGTGATGCGGCACATCGAGGccaagaaaatggaaaag AATGCGCTGTCTCGCTCCTATAATTCCCATAATGCTCCGCTGAGCTGGTCTCACTACGGCAGCTGTAGGGATATGCATGCCAGCCATGGGTCCCTGGTCTTTAGTGCCAGGGACGGACAGCCCTGCGGAGCTCTGGGCTTCTGC GATGATGTGTTTGGTCCTCAAGGACAGCAGAGCTACACCCTTGACCCCCACAGAAAA GTGCCTTTGATGAACGGTCAGATGGGCCTCTCCGGTCGTCCTCAGATGAGCCAGGCGCCAATGGCCCGCCACCCGTCCAGAGAGCAGCTCATCGATTACCTGATGCTCAAAGTCTCCCATCAGCCCCAGGGGCCCCCACGCATCCCGCAGGATGCACTGCAGCAAGAG ATCCGTGTGAAAGTGGAGAAGAATCCAGAGCTGGGTTTCAGTATATCAGGAGGAGTGGGAGGCCGGGGGAACCCCTTTCGTCCAGATGACAAC gGTATTTTTGTGACGAGGGTTCAGCCTGAGGGGCCGGCGTCCAAGGTTCTTCAGCCTGGAGATAAAATTATCCAG GCAAATGGATACAGCTTTGTGAATATCGATCACGGGAACGCGGTGTCCCTCCTGAAGACATTTCCAACCACTGTGGATTTGACTATCATAAGAGACGTGCAAGCATAG
- the erbin gene encoding erbin isoform X3, protein MSKRSLFVRLVPCRCLRGEEEAVTSLDYSHCSLETVPKEIFSFEKTLQELYLDANQIEELPKQLFNCQLLHRLSMPDNDLTVLPPAIANLINLRELDVSKNSIQEFPENIKNCKVLAIVEASVNPISKLPEGFTQLLSLTQLYLNDAFLEFLPASFGRLTKLQILELRENQLKMLPKSMQKLTQLERLDLGSNEFTEVPEVLEQLSGIKELWMDGNRLTFLPGMMGMLKQLVYLDVSKNNLEMVDEQICGCESLQDLLLSNNALTQLPGSIGSLKKLTALKVDENQLMYLPDSIGGLTSLDELDCSFNEIEALPSSVGQCVSIRTFAADHNFLMQLPPEMGNWKNATVLFLHSNKLESLPEEMGDMQKLKVINLSNNKLKNLPYSFTKLNQMTAMWLSENQSKPLIPLQKEEDPETHKTVLTNYMFPQQIRTEDYIPNSDSESFNPALWEEQRKHRAQVAFECDEDKDERETPPREGNLKRYPTPYPDELKNMVKTAQSVAHRLKEDESSDESGRDAKPERNHIGVQDVGVKVIEAPCPNGTASDVDPQVSTNPSAPDSKDTSESYSSQKVPLKSSGGSMMNHEDTLEDSEELSDEEEEMKIAEMRPPLIEISINQPKVVTLSKDKKDDADSLLDETVANSNQNNSNCSSPSRMSDSVSLTTDSSQDNSLCTPEREAKMPFLPKSRQEDENMNQPKDTTPLLHNGNGSETSLQALLKTQQTPPEKMGDYDLSMEARLAFIEKGINNGMGQTYTKWDQINMNVSKLPTDNMLQLDEVDKTKNGLLSQEDLDGKQGFSNDNVEHLLNGNQQVSDCINSLGNKSQAVRVETSAAHVASTGVTASSDMSLSRSTEELSPEKRCHPPQVMKSHSVSNIETGGMKLYCFEGDSDSYDTAGMMRMAGAGPGPGAQGQSIVRSKSASQLLNDQTLQVHPSSSASSSDLLSSSKPPASTSRYAISSSMGIPPPQYNIQYTSSAMPKEGLWAQRTPMPPEHQGYLPPPPHSLANTNYSNRNQAPPYPLQPQQRGPPMGPKPSGDMWAMERLHSTGGQPRSSTLHRQSSTASTASIGDPRRMQVPDGEYMTYRDIHTLARGPLAMSQAMQRPLSARTYSIDVPGASRPLSARPQPHELPERTMSVSDFNYQHGSPSKRPNTRVKSEHSLLDGSGQMSGGAGRVPSDWRDQVMRHIEAKKMEKDDVFGPQGQQSYTLDPHRKVPLMNGQMGLSGRPQMSQAPMARHPSREQLIDYLMLKVSHQPQGPPRIPQDALQQEIRVKVEKNPELGFSISGGVGGRGNPFRPDDNGIFVTRVQPEGPASKVLQPGDKIIQANGYSFVNIDHGNAVSLLKTFPTTVDLTIIRDVQA, encoded by the exons ATGTCCAAGCGGAGCTTGTTTGTTCGTCTGGTGCCGTGCCGCTGCTTGCggggtgaggaggaggcggTAACATCGCTCGACTACTCCCACTGCAGCCTGGAGACTGTTCCTAAGGAGATCTTTAGCTTTGAGAAGACCCTGCAGGAACTTTACCTCGATGCCAACCAGATCGAGGAGCTGCCTAAA CAACTGTTTAACTGCCAGTTACTCCACCGACTGAGCATGCCAGACAATGACCTGACAGTGTTGCCGCCAGCAATCGCAAACCTCATCAATCTCAGGGAGCTTGATGTCAGCAAAAACA GTATCCAGGAGTTtccagaaaacatcaaaaattgCAAAGTCCTAGCTATTGTAGAAGCCAGTGTGAATCCCATATCCAA GCTCCCTGAAGGTTTCACCCAGCTTCTGAGTCTGACACAGCTCTACCTGAACGATGCCTTCCTCGAGTTCTTACCAGCCAGCTTCGGCAG GTTGACTAAACTACAGATCTTGGAGCTGAGGGAGAACCAGTTAAAGATGTTGCCAAA AAGCATGCAGAAGCTCACACAGCTGGAAAGGTTGGACCTGGGGAGTAATGAGTTCACTGAAGTG CCTGAGGTGTTGGAGCAGCTGAGCGGAATCAAGGAGCTGTGGATGGACGGGAACAGACTGACGTTTTTACCTGGG ATGATGGGGATGCTGAAACAGCTGGTATACCTGGATGTGTCCAAGAACAACCTGGAGATGGTGGATGAGCAGATCTGTGGCTGTGAGAGTCTGCAGGACCTCCTGCTGTCCAACAACGCCCTCACGCAGCTGCCAGGCTCCATCG GCTCGCTGAAGAAACTGACCGCCCTGAAGGTGGATGAGAATCAGCTGATGTACTTGCCGGACTCCATCggagg TCTGACTTCTCTGGACGAGCTGGACTGCAGTTTCAATGAGATCGAAGCTTTGCCATCTTCCGTCGGCCAGTGCGTCAGCATCCGTACCTTCGCTGCAGATCACAACTTCCTCATGCAGCTTCCTCCTGAG ATGGGCAACTGGAAGAATGCGACCGTGCTGTTCCTACATTCCAACAAGCTGGAGTCTTTGCCCGAGGAGATGGGCGACATGCAGAAGCTCAAGGTCATCAACCTCAGCAACAACAA aTTAAAGAATCTTCCCTACAGTTTCACTAAACTGAACCAGATGACCGCAATGTGGCTGTCTGAAAATCAG TCAAAGCCGCTGATCCCTCTCCAGAAGGAGGAGGATCCAGAGACGCACAAAACCGTGCTGACCAACTACATGTTCCCCCAGCAAATCAGAACCGAGGACT ACATCCCCAACTCGGACTCTGAGAGCTTTAATCCAGCTCTCTGGGAGGAGCAGCGCAAGCACCGAGCTCAGGTGGCCTTCGAGTGTGACGAGGACAAAGATGAGCGAGAAACGCCCCCAAGG GAGGGAAACCTGAAGCGCTACCCGACACCGTACCCAGACGAGCTGAAGAACATGGTGAAGACGGCCCAGTCTGTGGCTCACCGGCTGAAGGAGGACGAGTCGAGCGACGAGTCGGGGAGGGACGCAAAGCCAGAGAGGAACCACATCGGCGTGCAGGACGTGGGAGTAAAG GTGATCGAGGCCCCCTGTCCCAACGGCACCGCATCAGACGTGGACCCCCAAGTCTCTACCAACCCATCTGCGCCGGACTCAAAAGACACATCCGAGTCTTACAGCTCTCAGAAAGTCCCTCTCAAATCTTCAGGGGGCTCCATGATGAACCATGAGGACACACTGGAG GATTCTGAAGAGCTGTCTGacgaagaagaggagatgaagataGCAGAGATGAGGCCCCCTCTCATCGAGATCTCCATCAACCAGCCCAAAGTCGTGACTTTAAGTAAGGACAAAAAAG ACGACGCGGACTCTTTGCTGGATGAGACGGTGGCCAACAGCAACCAGAACAACAGCAACTGCTCGTCTCCGTCACGCATGTCTGACTCGGTGTCTCTGaccacagacagcagccagGACAACTCTCTGTGCACCCctgagagagaggcaaagatgCCCTTCTTACCGAAAAGCCG GCAAGAAGATGAGAACATGAACCAGCCTAAAGACAccacccctctcctccacaATGGCAACGGCTCTGAAACGTCCCTTCAGGCCCTTCTGAAAACCCAGCAGACCCCGCCGGAGAAAATGGGCGACTACGACCTGTCCATGGAAGCCAGACTGGCCTTCATCGAGAAGGGAATAAACAACGGCATGGGACAAACCTACACGAAGTGGGACCAGATCAATATGAACGTGTCAAAGTTGCCAACCGacaacatgctgcagctggacGAGGTGGACAAAACCAAGAATGGCTTGCTTAGCCAGGAGGACTTGGATGGCAAGCAGGGTTTTAGCAATGACAACGTGGAGCATTTGCTGAATGGGAACCAGCAGGTCAGTGACTGCATCAATAGTTTGGGGAACAAAAGCCAAGCGGTGAGAGTAGAGACATCTGCTGCGCATGTGGCCTCGACAGGCGTCACAGCCAGCAGTGACATGTCTCTTTCTCGCAGCACAGAGGAACTGTCTCCGGAGAAAAGGTGCCATCCCCCGCAGGTGATGAAGTCTCACAGTGTCAGCAACATAGAAACGGGAGGCATGAAGCTGTACTGCTTTGAGGGGGACAGCGACTCCTACGACACAGCAGGGATGATGAGGATGGCGGGAGCCGGCCCGGGGCCGGGGGCTCAGGGCCAGAGCATCGTCAGGAGCAAGTCAGCCAGCCAGTTACTCAACGACCAGACTCTCCAGGTCCACCCCAGCTCCTCTGCGTCTTCCTCAgacctgctctcctcctccaagCCCCCCGCCAGCACCAGCAGATATGCGATCTCCTCCAGCATGggcatccctcctcctcagtacaacatacagtacacgAGCAGTGCCATGCCGAAAGAGGGCCTCTGGGCCCAGAGGACACCCATGCCCCCGGAGCACCAAGGCtacctccctcctcccccacacTCACTCGCCAACACCAACTACTCCAACCGTAATCAGGCACCCCCCTACCCTCTACAACCCCAGCAGAGGGGGCCTCCCATGGGTCCCAAACCCTCTGGGGACATGTGGGCTATGGAGAGACTTCATTCTACTGGAGGCCAGCCTAGAAGCAGCACTCTGCACAGGCAAAGCAGCACTGCCTCCACAGCCTCCATAGGTGACCCGAGGCGCATGCAGGTGCCTGATGGGGAATACATGACATACAGGGACATTCACACCCTCGCCAGGGGGCCGCTGGCAATGAGCCAGGCCATGCAGAGGCCCCTCTCGGCCCGCACTTACAGCATCGACGTACCCGGAGCTTCCAGGCCTCTCAGTGCCAGGCCGCAGCCCCACGAGCTTCCAGAGAGGACCATGTCCGTCAGCGACTTCAACTACCAGCACGGCAGCCCCAGCAAGAGGCCCAACACCAGGGTGAAGTCAGAGCACTCGCTGCTGGACGGGTCCGGACAGATGTCAGGAGGAGCGGGCAGGGTGCCATCCGACTGGAGAGACCAGGTGATGCGGCACATCGAGGccaagaaaatggaaaag GATGATGTGTTTGGTCCTCAAGGACAGCAGAGCTACACCCTTGACCCCCACAGAAAA GTGCCTTTGATGAACGGTCAGATGGGCCTCTCCGGTCGTCCTCAGATGAGCCAGGCGCCAATGGCCCGCCACCCGTCCAGAGAGCAGCTCATCGATTACCTGATGCTCAAAGTCTCCCATCAGCCCCAGGGGCCCCCACGCATCCCGCAGGATGCACTGCAGCAAGAG ATCCGTGTGAAAGTGGAGAAGAATCCAGAGCTGGGTTTCAGTATATCAGGAGGAGTGGGAGGCCGGGGGAACCCCTTTCGTCCAGATGACAAC gGTATTTTTGTGACGAGGGTTCAGCCTGAGGGGCCGGCGTCCAAGGTTCTTCAGCCTGGAGATAAAATTATCCAG GCAAATGGATACAGCTTTGTGAATATCGATCACGGGAACGCGGTGTCCCTCCTGAAGACATTTCCAACCACTGTGGATTTGACTATCATAAGAGACGTGCAAGCATAG